The following nucleotide sequence is from Marinobacter sp. MDS2.
GACACCTCGGTGATTGTGGAAGAGCTTGCCATGGCTTGCCCTTCCACGGCCGCGTTCATCACCATCCACAACATGGCCACTTGGATGGTCGCCAGCTTCGCCGATGACGCGCTTAAACAAAAGTTTGTGCCGAAGATGGCGAGCGGAGAGTGGCTGGCCTCGTATTGTCTGACGGAGCCGGGCGCCGGTTCAGACGCGGCCAGCCTTCGCACCAAAGCGATTCGCGACGGCGATAGCTATGTAATCAACGGCAGCAAGATGTTTATCTCAGGGGCCGGAGATACCGACGTGCTGGTGCTGATGGCCCGCACAGGCGACGCAGACAGCGGAGCCAAAGGCATATCCACCTTCGTAATTCCGGCGGATGCTGAAGGTGTTTCCTACGGCAAAAATGAAGAAAAGATGGGGTGGCATAGTCAGCCGACCCGAATGGTCACTCTTGAAGACGTTCGCATTCCAGCCAGTAACCGCGTGGGCGAAGAAGGCGACGGTTTTGCCATTGCCATGAAAGGGCTGGATGGTGGTCGTTTGAACATTGCTACCTGTTCGTTGGGCGGCGCGCAGGCCGCGCTTCTCCGAGCCCGCAATTACCTGCACGAACGCCAGCAATTCGGCAAGCCATTGGCGGCGTTTCAGGCGCTGCAGTTCAAGCTGGCAGACATGGCCACCAATCTGGTGGCGGCGCGGCAAATGGTGCGCTTAGGAGCTTTCAAGTTGGATAGCAAAGACCCGGAGGCCACGCTGCACTGCGCCATGGCCAAACGCTTCGCCACCGATGCCTGCTTTGAAGTGGCCAATGAAGCGCTGCAGTTGCATGGTGGGTATGGTTATATTCGGGAATACCCTCTGGAACGGTATGTCAGAGATTTGCGAGTGCACCAGATTCTGGAAGGCACTAATGAAATCATGCGCATGATCATTGCTCGCCGATTGCTGGATGATGGCGTGGCCGAAGCCATCCAGTAACGGGCAAACAGATAACAAAAGGATTCAATGATGAGTGAACTGATCCAACTCGAAAAACGCGACCATATTGCGATTCTTACCATTGCCAATCCCCCGGCCAACACCTGGACGGTGGATTCATTAGCCGCTCTGAAAAAGACCATCGCAGAGCTTAATGACGATCAGAATATTTATGCGTTGGTGGTAACCGGGCAGGGCGAGAAGTTCTTCTCCGCCGGCGCGGACCTGAAAACCTTCGCAGACGGTGACCGGGCCCGAGCGAATGAAATGGCTCAGCGTTTTGGTGAAGCGTTCGCGGCGTTGACCGGCTTTCGGGGCGTTTCCATTGCCGCCATTAACGGCTACGCCATGGGCGGCGGCCTGGAGTGTGCGTTGTCCTGCGATATCCGCATTGCCGAAGAACACGCTCAAATGGCACTGCCTGAAGCCAGTGTGGGCCTGTTGCCCTGTGCCGGTGGTACCCAAAACCTGCCGTGGCTGGTTGGCGAGGGCTGGGCTAAGCGCATGATCCTGTGCGGTGAGCGCGTAACGGCGGAAAAAGCACAGCAAATTGGATTGGTTGAAGAAGTTGTGCCCTCTGGCCAATCGCTGGAAAAAGCATTGCAGTTGGCGGAAGGCGCCTGCAAGCAAAGCCCGTCATCAATCGCGCGCTGCAAACAGTTGGTGATGAGTGCGCGCGATGGCCGCAGCCACAGTGACGGCTGGCGCATGGAGCGTGAACTGTTCGTCGAGCTGTTCCACACCGAAGACCAAAAAGAAGGCGTCAACGCGTTTCTGGAAAAGCGTAAGCCGGAATGGAAAAACCAATAACCGGGGCCGTTATGAGCGATCAACCAATAGTATTTGAAGAGTGGAACACCAGCGACGGTGCACGCATCGCCGTGGCCCGGCTGAATACGCCACGCAACCTCAACTCGTTGTCCATGGATATGATCCGTTTGTTGACCCCGCAGTTGAAGCGTTGGGCCGAAGACGCAAGTGTCCGTGCGGTTTGGCTGGAAGCGGAGGGCGAAAAAGCCTTCTGCGCGGGCGGCGATATTGTGTCTCTGTACCGAAGCATGACCGAGCCCGGCAAGCTGGGGGAAGGTGAGCAGTTTTTTACGGAAGAGTATGAGCTGGATTACCTGATCCATACCTTCCCCAAACCCATCGTGTGTTGGGGCAACGGCATCGTCATGGGTGGCGGTATTGGCTTGATGGTCGGTGCTTCTCACCGAGTGGTGACCGAAAATTCTAAGTTGGCCATGCCGGAAGTCAGCATCGGCTTATATCCGGATATTGGTGCAGGCTGGTTCCTGAACAGGATGCCCATGCGAACGGGCCTGTTTCTCGGGCTGACCGGCGCGCGCATGAACGCTTCGGATGCGCTGTTTGTGAACATGGCCGACCGGTTCATATCCCAGGATCGAAAAGCTCAAGTAATCGACGCACTGAAGGCGGTAAGTTGGCAAAACGATAATAGCCATCATGTCGTCAGTGGCGTGCTGAAACAGTTTGAGCAACAAAGTGCCGAGGCGTTGCCGGAATCTCCGATTCGCAAGCACTTTGACGAGATTCAGCAAGTCACCGATGCCGGCTCATTAGAGCAAGTCGTGGCGCAGCTTCAGGAACTCGGTAGCCGTGAAGACTGGTTGGGTAAAACCGTTAAAGGTGTAGCAAAAGCCTCGCCAACCGCACTCGCGTTGACCTGGCGGCATTACCACCGAAGCAAGCTGGATGGTTTGAAACAGGTGTTGGATAACGAACTGGTGTTGTCTACG
It contains:
- a CDS encoding acyl-CoA dehydrogenase family protein; its protein translation is MDFNLTEDQLAFREAAKAFAEKTMAPFAGQWDVDHTFPVEVMKQAGEMGFMGIYTPEALGGMGLSRMDTSVIVEELAMACPSTAAFITIHNMATWMVASFADDALKQKFVPKMASGEWLASYCLTEPGAGSDAASLRTKAIRDGDSYVINGSKMFISGAGDTDVLVLMARTGDADSGAKGISTFVIPADAEGVSYGKNEEKMGWHSQPTRMVTLEDVRIPASNRVGEEGDGFAIAMKGLDGGRLNIATCSLGGAQAALLRARNYLHERQQFGKPLAAFQALQFKLADMATNLVAARQMVRLGAFKLDSKDPEATLHCAMAKRFATDACFEVANEALQLHGGYGYIREYPLERYVRDLRVHQILEGTNEIMRMIIARRLLDDGVAEAIQ
- a CDS encoding enoyl-CoA hydratase; amino-acid sequence: MSELIQLEKRDHIAILTIANPPANTWTVDSLAALKKTIAELNDDQNIYALVVTGQGEKFFSAGADLKTFADGDRARANEMAQRFGEAFAALTGFRGVSIAAINGYAMGGGLECALSCDIRIAEEHAQMALPEASVGLLPCAGGTQNLPWLVGEGWAKRMILCGERVTAEKAQQIGLVEEVVPSGQSLEKALQLAEGACKQSPSSIARCKQLVMSARDGRSHSDGWRMERELFVELFHTEDQKEGVNAFLEKRKPEWKNQ
- a CDS encoding enoyl-CoA hydratase/isomerase family protein translates to MSDQPIVFEEWNTSDGARIAVARLNTPRNLNSLSMDMIRLLTPQLKRWAEDASVRAVWLEAEGEKAFCAGGDIVSLYRSMTEPGKLGEGEQFFTEEYELDYLIHTFPKPIVCWGNGIVMGGGIGLMVGASHRVVTENSKLAMPEVSIGLYPDIGAGWFLNRMPMRTGLFLGLTGARMNASDALFVNMADRFISQDRKAQVIDALKAVSWQNDNSHHVVSGVLKQFEQQSAEALPESPIRKHFDEIQQVTDAGSLEQVVAQLQELGSREDWLGKTVKGVAKASPTALALTWRHYHRSKLDGLKQVLDNELVLSTNCLKKGEFAEGIRALLIDKDMQPRWRYASLAEMDSQWIDEFFSLNAG